The genomic interval ACGAAGTAGTCGGGTCCTTTCTGATAGGTGATACGGCCCAGGAAGGTGACGATCTTGTCCGAGACGCCGCGTTCGGGGACGGCGGTATCATTTTCCGCGAATCGCACGGCGTTGTGTACGGTGACGACCTTCTCCGCGGGGATTCCGTAACGGTTGATAACGATATTGCGGGTCAGGTTGGAGACTGCGATCACGCGGTCTGCAGCGCGCATTCCGTTCAACTCGATTGCGTGGACCTGGGTATTCACGTTTTCTCCGCTTCGGTCATACTCCGTTGCGTGCATGTGCACGACGAGGGGTTTTCCGGAGACACGTTTGGCGGCGATCCCGGCGTAGTAGGTGAGCCAGTCGTGAGCGTGGATTACATCGAACTGTCCTTCGAGGTCCTTCGCCACCTGTGCCGCCACGACGGCATAACGGGCGACCTCCTCCATCAGGTTGGCCCCGTACTTTCCCGAGAAGGTGTAGCGTTGCTTCCATGCGTCGGTCGTGGACCAGACGCGCTGTCCCGATTTGACGTATTTCTCGTGGTAGGATTCATACTCTTCGGGGGAGATGTAGGGGACCATGTTTGAGTCGATGTGTATGAACGACATCTTTTCGAGGATGTCATCGGCGCCGCTTCCGGTAGAGCCGTAGAGGGCCTCGACCTCGCTGGCATTGAGGACATGCGTGAACCGCTGGTCCTCATCGCCGTATGCGTGGGGTACGACAAAGGTTACGTCCACGCCGTTTCGCGCCAGTCCCCGGGTCATTCCGTAGCAGGCTGTTCCCAAACCACCCGCGATATGGGGAGGGAACTCCCATCCAAACATCAATACTTTCATGTCTTATTTAAATTTTGTCTTGTGTATCTTGTGTTTCGTCACATTGTCGTTCAACATCCTGTGCGGTCGTTGCTCCCGGCATCTCTTTTCACTTCAGCCTTCTCTCACGTGTCTGTTGCGCGTCTCCACGCCTTCCCCCCCCCTCTTTCTTGCGCCTCTTGCTGGCTCCTTTTGGCCCGTCCTCCCCAAGTGCTTAGCCTGGGGAGGAACGGGCCCGGGGTGTTGAACCGAGTTTTTGCTCTTATTTTGTTGCGGCCTTTTTCGCCGTGGCCTTTTTCGCCGTGGTTTTGGTCGCGGTTTTCTTTACGGCTTTTGTTTCGGCCTTCTTTTCGCTTTTGGCTTCCGCCTTTGCGGCTGTTTTGGCGGCTGGTTTCCGGGTCGATTTCTTCTTCGGGGTTTCGGCCTTGTCCGCCTTGCGCGCCTGGATCATGGCGTGGATGTCCAGTACGGAAGCGACGCTCCATGCCTGCGAGATAGCTCCGCGGGGCGCATAGGGGGGATCCGCATCGAAGAGTTCACCGATGGACCCGATTCCATAGGACTGGATGTCCTCTTCAAATCCTTCGAGGATCTCCTCGGCCTGGGGCAGGAAGGCATCTCCGTTGATGTCGAAGCAGGCCTGGACGTAGAACTCCAGGAGCCAGGGCCAAACGGAACCGTTCTTTCCTGCGAAATCGCGCTCTTCGGGCGTACCCTCCTGCGAACCCTTGTAGAGGGGGTTGCGGGGTGATAGGGTCCGTAGTCCCTTGGGGGTGAGGAGGTGCTGGCGGACGGTCTGGATGACTTCGAGCTGCGCCTGTTCGTCGAGCATCTTGTAGGGGAGCCCGCAGGCGATGATCATGTTGGGTCGGATCTCCTTGACGGGGCCTTCGAATCCCACGGAGTCGGCCAGATAACCTTCGGCGAGGTGGAAGAGCTCGTTGAAGGAGGCCTTTGTCTTTTCGGGGAGTTTCTCCCAGGCCTTGACGAACTTCTTGTCTCCGTTTTCAGCCGCGAGTTTCAGGGTGTAGCATACGGCATTGTACCAGAGCGCATTGACCTCCACCTGGTATCCGTTTCTCGGGGTTACGGGGAATCCTGCGATCACGGAGTTCATCCACGTCAGTGGCGTCCGTTCCGCGGAAGCCCAGATCAGTCCGTTGTCATTGAGGATGACCCGTCCTGCGACTCCCTGCTTGTATGATTCGAGGATCTGCTTCATGGCCTCGCCGTATCGTTCCCAGATGGCCTGGGCTCCGATCTGCGCTTCGAGCTGCTGGAGGGTCCAGAAGAACCAGAGGGGCGTATCCGCGGCCGCGGCCGCGGAGAAGTCTCCGCAGAACATGCCGTTGCACATGTTGCGGACCTGGGTGTCGAGGGCATCGATGCAGTCCTCTTTGTGGTTCTGGCGGAGCGTGATTCCGGGCAGCGCGACAAAGGTCTGTCGTCCGGAAACCCCGTGCCAGGGGTATCCTGCGATCACCTCGGTACGGTTTCCGGGGCGGCGGATCAGGAACTGGCGGGCGGAGTGTTCGAGACAGCTGATGAAGTCGATCTTGTGCGTGCGTCGGGCGATGGAGCCCTGGAAGAGCTCCTCGATGGTCTTTGCGGATCCCATTTCGTCAAGCGACGCGGAGAAGATGATGCTTTCCCCCTTCTTGAGTTCGGTCTCGAAATATCCGGTCGTCATCAGGTCCTCGTATCCGTCATATCCGCGTGCGATGTCCTGGAGGTACTCGAAGTTGTAGTACCAGTCGGGAGCGGGCACGAACTCCGTATCGGGCTTGTTGGTCTGGAGATAGAGCCAGGGGAATGAGCTGTAGAGTCTGCATTTCACACCGTTTACGGCGGGATAGGAGTGGCCGTCGGCCTCCATGTTGGCATGGGTCAGGGCATGTTTGTCGCGGAACGCGAGGAACGGCCGGAGCCTGAGCCGGGTTTCGGAGTGAGCATCGACAAGCGTGTAACGAATCATGAGCTGGGTCCGCTTGTGGATCCAGAGCATCTCCTTTTTGAGGATTACGCCTCCCACGCGATAGGTAATGGTGGGGGTGGGGGTGTACTCGAAGTCGGTGATGTACTTGTGCCCCCGGGGTTCGTAAGTCCCCTTGAAGCGGTGGAGCGCCAGGTTGAATGTCTGGTCGTGCTGGATGATGGTTTCGTCGAGCGCCGACAGGAGGACATAGGTCCGGTCTGAGGTATCGATCGGGGATACGATCAATCCGTGATATCGGCGCGTATTGCAGCAGACGATAGTCGTGCTCATGTATCCGCCGATTCGGTCGGTAGCGAGCATTTCGCGCTGGAGGGAGTACTCCAGGTTCCCGAGTTCGCTTTTGTCGAAGGTTAATGCTGACATATGCTTAAAAAAATGCTATTCGACATTAAAGATATTCAAAAAATCGAAAAACAACAATAGGGTTGCTGAAAATCGATCATTTTTTTTCTCCCGTTTTTTGGTCGCAAAAAGAGTTTAAGCCCATTTTACAAGCGCGAAATCCATCCGGTGCGGGAGGTTCGGGTTTGAGGGATATATTCTCAATGCGACATCGAACGTTCCGGCCTCATCGGGGGTATAGTCGAGAGCGTAGGTCACCAGGCTTCCTTCGGTCTTTACCCGTTCGAGCTGAATGGTTTTCGTTACGTTGACGGACTGCCCTCCGACGATCTGGCGAGCGAGGACCATTTCGACTCCGATATCTTCGGGCCGGAGGTTTGCGATGTCCACGGTCACGGAGAATCGATACTTTTCACCGACGTATACGGCCTCCTTGTCGATCTTGACGCGCTGTACATCCACGGCGCGGACCTGATCCCATGCTGCGGAGACCTTTCGTTTCCAGGCCGCGATTTCGCGGGCCATCCGGTAGGCGTTGTCGGCCATCCGGCGTTTCCGTGCCGCGAGTTTGTTGTAGAAGCGCTCCTCGTAGTCGATCAGCATCCGGTTCGTGGTGAAGTTGGATGCGATGTCAGCGATACACCTCTTGATGGAAGCGATCCACTCGTGGGGGATGCTGTCCGTATCGCGGGCGTAATATTTCGGGGCGATCTGCTCCTCGATGGTATTGTAGATCATCTCGGCGTCGAGTTCGTCCT from uncultured Alistipes sp. carries:
- a CDS encoding glycosyltransferase family 4 protein — encoded protein: MKVLMFGWEFPPHIAGGLGTACYGMTRGLARNGVDVTFVVPHAYGDEDQRFTHVLNASEVEALYGSTGSGADDILEKMSFIHIDSNMVPYISPEEYESYHEKYVKSGQRVWSTTDAWKQRYTFSGKYGANLMEEVARYAVVAAQVAKDLEGQFDVIHAHDWLTYYAGIAAKRVSGKPLVVHMHATEYDRSGENVNTQVHAIELNGMRAADRVIAVSNLTRNIVINRYGIPAEKVVTVHNAVRFAENDTAVPERGVSDKIVTFLGRITYQKGPDYFVEAAAKVLKRLPNVRFVMAGSGDMMNHVIRRVARLGIADRFHFTGFLRGEDVHKMFQLSDVYVMPSVSEPFGISPLEAMRSNVPVIISKQSGVAEVLDYAVKVDYWDVDALADAIYGLIEYPALAKMFASKGLAEVTNLKWNDAAAKIKKVYEDVIEESKNQSK
- a CDS encoding glycogen debranching enzyme N-terminal domain-containing protein → MSALTFDKSELGNLEYSLQREMLATDRIGGYMSTTIVCCNTRRYHGLIVSPIDTSDRTYVLLSALDETIIQHDQTFNLALHRFKGTYEPRGHKYITDFEYTPTPTITYRVGGVILKKEMLWIHKRTQLMIRYTLVDAHSETRLRLRPFLAFRDKHALTHANMEADGHSYPAVNGVKCRLYSSFPWLYLQTNKPDTEFVPAPDWYYNFEYLQDIARGYDGYEDLMTTGYFETELKKGESIIFSASLDEMGSAKTIEELFQGSIARRTHKIDFISCLEHSARQFLIRRPGNRTEVIAGYPWHGVSGRQTFVALPGITLRQNHKEDCIDALDTQVRNMCNGMFCGDFSAAAAADTPLWFFWTLQQLEAQIGAQAIWERYGEAMKQILESYKQGVAGRVILNDNGLIWASAERTPLTWMNSVIAGFPVTPRNGYQVEVNALWYNAVCYTLKLAAENGDKKFVKAWEKLPEKTKASFNELFHLAEGYLADSVGFEGPVKEIRPNMIIACGLPYKMLDEQAQLEVIQTVRQHLLTPKGLRTLSPRNPLYKGSQEGTPEERDFAGKNGSVWPWLLEFYVQACFDINGDAFLPQAEEILEGFEEDIQSYGIGSIGELFDADPPYAPRGAISQAWSVASVLDIHAMIQARKADKAETPKKKSTRKPAAKTAAKAEAKSEKKAETKAVKKTATKTTAKKATAKKAATK